From Arachis stenosperma cultivar V10309 chromosome 2, arast.V10309.gnm1.PFL2, whole genome shotgun sequence, one genomic window encodes:
- the LOC130962794 gene encoding uncharacterized protein LOC130962794, which translates to MSTHGRGRGRGRGRIGTVTPGPAGNDPVDFMAALGNMAAAMQATAEALDNQINQDNHRNNNDEDGPMTLATFLKVHPPTFRGTSNLTDADNWIQAMERALQAQQVPEEQWVEFGTYQLQGEAQYWWQGTRRILQPDGTVAPWEVFRTEFYKKYFPNSVRNAKELELMQLKQGQMTVTEYTSRFEELCRFSRICQGAPEDFAEWKCIKYEGGIRSDILSFVAPMEIRVFSELVNKSRVAEDCLRKATTDKSDQRIFVRRDQGRNFAPRGQDFKRGGYTPQPYLGQNNF; encoded by the coding sequence ATGTCGACTCATGGACGCGGTCGCGGGCGAGGTAGAGGTAGGATAGGCACCGTTACTCCTGGCCCGGCAGGAAATGATCCAGTAGACTTCATGGCTGCACTGGGAAATATGGCTGCGGCTATGCAGGCGACAGCCGAGGCACTGGATAATCAGATAAACCAGGATAATCACAGAAACAATAATGATGAGGACGGTCCCATGACACTTGCTACATTTCTGAAAGTTCACCCTCCGACCTTCAGGGGAACCTCAAATCTCACTGATGCAGACAATTGGATTCAGGCTATGGAACGGGCACTGCAGGCTCAGCAGGTTCCTGAGGAGCAATGGGTTGAGTTTGGAACTTATCAGTTGCAGGGTGAGGCTCAGTATTGGTGGCAGGGGACACGACGTATCCTGCAGCCAGATGGCACTGTGGCTCCTTGGGAGGTTTTCCGAACagagttctataagaaataCTTTCCTAATTCAGTCAGAAATGCCAAGGAACTTGAACTGATGCAGTTAAAGCAGGGACAAATGACTGTTACTGAGTATACTAGTAGGTTTGAGGAGTTATGTCGCTTTTCTCGTATCTGTCAAGGTGCGCCTGAAGATTTTGCTGAGTGGAAATGtattaagtatgaaggaggtaTTCGAAGTGATATTCTGAGCTTCGTTGCACCAATGGAGATCAGAGTGTTTTCGGAACTGGTAAACAAAAGTAGAGTTGCTGAGGATTGTCTGAGAAAGGCAACAACAGATAAGAGTGATCAACGAATTTTTGTTAGGAGAGATCAGGGAAGGAACTTCGCCCCTAGAGGACAAGATTTTAAGCGAGGCGGTTACACCCCACAACCATATTTGGGCCAGAATAACTTCTAG